A single Saccharomyces paradoxus chromosome II, complete sequence DNA region contains:
- a CDS encoding uncharacterized protein (similar to YBR096W) codes for MGFCTIVKWLFAAYLLSSYKSLPGAYFVRFYYCVAQTLFLPMLTGLKTENIKKLQKNEYGCFSYTKLDTYASPFECDFYFHKNNSTYFVELDISRSDLMSKIFQKLMLNSKHYPYIPVANVFTNFLKEIKPFQKYSVSSRIICWDEKWIYVMSRFTIKKGTVLCSLSLTKYVLKDGRKTIKPKEALEYCGLYNENVAKISEDNLKLLTERCGFHETVPLENLSQDYCSEI; via the coding sequence ATGGGATTTTGCACTATCGTCAAATGGCTCTTCGCTGCTTACTTGCTCTCTTCATATAAATCCCTTCCTGGGGCATATTTTGTTAGGTTTTATTATTGTGTGGCTCAGACCTTGTTCTTGCCTATGTTAACAGGATTGAAAACCGAAAATATTAAGAAACTCCAGAAAAACGAATATGGCTGTTTCTCGTACACCAAGCTAGATACCTATGCCTCTCCGTTCGAATGTGATTTTTACTTTCATAAGAACAATAGCACCTATTTTGTGGAATTGGATATCTCAAGAAGTGATCTTATGAGcaagatttttcaaaaattgatgCTAAATTCTAAACATTATCCATATATTCCAGTTGCAAACGTCTTCACtaatttcttgaaggaAATCAAGCCCTTTCAAAAGTACTCGGTTTCATCGAGGATCATCTGTTGGGATGAGAAATGGATTTACGTTATGAGTAGATTCACAATCAAAAAGGGCACCGTCTTATGCTCATTATCGTTGACCAAATACGTCCTTAAGGATGGTAGGAAGACCATCAAGCCAAAGGAGGCTCTCGAATATTGTGGTttatataatgaaaacgTCGCCAAAATTTCTGAGGACAATCTAAAGCTTTTAACCGAGCGTTGTGGTTTCCACGAAACCGTACCGTTGGAAAACTTGAGTCAGGACTACTGTTCCGAAATCTAA
- the RXT2 gene encoding Rxt2p (Component of the histone deacetylase Rpd3L complex~similar to YBR095C): MTVRSSVKDRAELEGKSVLANESNIISTFTRRIIKEKSGNYQVLKRSIDGKLIYPEATGISSNRGNKLLQKSEVVTRRDLNNSKPIIEQTVFYNGSEHRLLQTNVVTDSRRKRIKFTPDINVEPVLVGNEKYIDGNEGEDENITDEYYGEEDEDNLSELVNVKEILTPILSLGDVINHKTISRTFSSPILKNLALQIILMIEREQMSVVRYSQFLEVFLGDHPEPIYESNLNLPPYNHNLTLPEDRGASDEDDVNNKNNINEVNLNSTMATEADYTNNDMEEIGEEDPFFALPRLEQSNALLSLLPSSSGSISMSTLAAAEQQQLNDEIESARQLSQIALQRNKEFIRNLQKIRKSVIKANRIRGRILNWSREFLGISDDDITIPVALRVVKRGLISATTNKTTNFEEEIENTMEEGVVDDNEPDEEANRA, encoded by the coding sequence ATGACTGTTAGGAGCAGTGTGAAGGACAGGGCGGAATTAGAAGGCAAGAGTGTGTTAGCCAATGAATCGAATATAATTAGCACATTTACGAGAAGAataataaaggaaaaaagcGGTAACTACCAGGTACTGAAAAGATCCATTGATGGGAAACTGATCTACCCTGAGGCTACCGGTATATCATCCAATAGAGGTAACAAACTTTTGCAGAAAAGTGAAGTAGTAACAAGAAGAGACTTGAATAATTCTAAGCCAATTATTGAGCAAACTGTATTCTATAACGGCTCAGAGCACCGCCTTTTGCAAACAAATGTTGTGACTGATAGTAGACGcaaaagaataaaattcACGCCTGACATCAATGTCGAGCCTGTTTTAGTCGGCAATGAAAAGTACATCGATGGAAATGAGGGGGAAGACGAAAATATCACTGACGAATACTATGGcgaagaagacgaagacaACCTATCAGAACTAGTGAATGTTAAGGAGATTTTAACTCCAATCCTTTCCCTTGGGGATGTAATAAATCACAAAACTATCTCAAGGACATTTTCAAGCCcaatcttgaaaaatttagcCTTGCAAATAATTCTAATGATTGAAAGGGAACAAATGTCGGTTGTTAGGTATTCCCAGTTTTTGGAGGTATTTTTAGGAGATCATCCGGAACCAATTTATGAATCTAACTTGAATCTACCACCGTACAATCACAATCTGACCCTTCCAGAAGATAGAGGAGCAAGCGACGAGGATGACGTTAACAACAAGAATAATATTAACGAGGTTAATTTGAATAGTACTATGGCTACGGAGGCCGATTACACTAACAACGACATGGAGGAAATTGGGGAAGAGGATCCCTTTTTTGCATTGCCAAGATTGGAACAATCTAATGCGCTGTTATCGTTGCTACCATCCTCTTCCGGTTCTATTTCTATGTCAACATTGGCAGCAGcagaacaacaacaattaAATGACGAAATCGAATCTGCTCGACAGTTGTCGCAAATTGCTCTGCAAAGGAATAAAGAGTTCATAAGAAACTTGCAAAAAATCAGGAAGTCTGTAATAAAAGCCAACAGAATAAGAGGTAGAATATTAAATTGGAGTCGGGAATTCCTGGGTATATCTGACGATGATATTACTATCCCAGTGGCTCTACGTGTCGTGAAAAGAGGCCTAATCAGTGCTACAACAAACAAGACAACGAATTTCgaggaagaaattgaaaataccATGGAAGAGGGTGTTGTAGATGATAATGAACCTGATGAAGAAGCTAATAGAGCCTGA
- the NHP6B gene encoding high-mobility group nucleosome-binding protein (similar to YBR089C), translated as MAATKEAKQQKEPKKRTTRRKKDPNAPKRGLSAYMFFANENRDIVRSENPDVTFGQVGRILGEKWKALTAEEKQPYESKAQADKKRYESEKELYNATRA; from the coding sequence ATGGCCGCAACTAAGGAAGCAAAGCAACAAAAGGAACCAAAGAAGAGGACCACCAGGAGAAAGAAGGACCCTAACGCTCCTAAGAGGGGTTTGTCAGCATATATGTTCTTCGCTAATGAAAATAGAGATATCGTCCGTTCCGAGAATCCTGACGTAACCTTCGGCCAAGTAGGCAGAATATTGGGTGAGAAATGGAAGGCTCTGACTGCTGAAGAAAAGCAACCATACGAATCCAAGGCTCAAGCCGACAAGAAGAGATACGAGTCTGAGAAGGAATTGTATAACGCTACACGTGCCTGA
- the TIM12 gene encoding Tim12p (Essential protein of the inner mitochondrial membrane~similar to YBR091C): MSFFLNSLRGNQEVSQEKLDVAGVQFDAMCSTFNNILSTCLEKCIPHEGFGEPDLTKGEQCCIDRCVAKMHYSNRLIGGFVQTRGFGPENQLRHYSRFVAKEKVDDPKN, translated from the coding sequence ATgtcattctttttaaatAGTCTAAGGGGCAACCAGGAGGTGTCACAAGAGAAGCTGGATGTGGCAGGAGTGCAATTCGATGCGATGTGCTCCACTTTCAACAATATTCTCAGTACATGTCTTGAGAAGTGTATTCCACACGAGGGCTTTGGTGAGCCTGACTTGACGAAAGGGGAACAATGCTGCATAGACAGATGTGTGGCAAAGATGCACTACAGCAATCGTCTCATTGGAGGATTTGTACAGACACGAGGTTTCGGACCAGAGAATCAACTACGACATTATTCACGATTTGTGGCCAAGGAAAAGGTCGACGATCCCAAAAACTAG
- the PBY1 gene encoding putative tubulin tyrosine ligase (tubulin tyrosine ligase associated with P-bodies~similar to YBR094W), with protein sequence MRVLITNDDGPLSDQFSPYIRPFIQHIKRNYPEWKITVCVPHVQKSWVGKAHLAGKNLTAQFIYSKVDADDNTFWGPFIQPQIKSENSKLPYVLNAEIPKDTIEWVLIDGTPASCANIGLHLLSNEPFDIVLSGPNVGRNTSAAYITSSGTVGGAMESVITGNTKAIAISWAYFNGLKNVSPLLMEKASKKSLDVIEHLIENWDPKTDLYSINIPLVETLNDDTKVYYAPIWENRWIPIFNGPHINLENNFAEIEDGNESSSISFNWAPKFGAHKDSIHYMDEYKDRTILTDAEVIESEMISVTPLKATFKGVNHLLGELKLTQKENNSSKTNNLVVVSIDPMEYIYKPLTRALKKYLPQVEIVSNLPEFDNGRYEKKMKVFHYGDYEQLDMDKLMELPNNYFTNSYIYRKALIRKHFLSHTIQTYTAKNPESILRKAYLESFTIDLDYAEFLDDALDENWELRQELENESQDKWWIVKPSMSDKGQGIRVFKTIKDLQAIFDSFDDEDSEAEESGNDDDADDVNGEFMDNNKVNISQLRHFIIQEYLTNPLLLPSMDNRKFHIRCYVVCRGDLQVFVYDRMLALFAAKPFVPLDPHAYSVTDLKDLECHLTNTCLQSKKKDKDSSVLEFDSIEEIPDERKSNIKEQIHSITNDVFLAAVNVNRLNFQPLPNAFETYGVDFLIDSNYEVKLLEINAFPDFKQTGKDLKNLIDELFDDTVKYCVTPIFNENKSKVDDETDPNFVKVIDYTSNGW encoded by the coding sequence ATGCGGGTTTTAATAACTAATGATGATGGCCCCTTGAGTGATCAATTCTCACCATACATTAGACCTTTTATTCAGCACATCAAGAGAAATTATCCTGAATGGAAAATCACGGTTTGTGTACCTCATGTCCAGAAATCATGGGTCGGTAAAGCTCATCTTGCCGGTAAAAATTTGACTGCTCAATTCATATATTCCAAAGTTGACGCTGATGACAATACTTTTTGGGGCCCATTTATCCAGCCACAAATTAAGTCAGAAAACTCTAAACTACCTTATGTTCTGAATGCGGAAATTCCAAAAGATACAATTGAGTGGGTGCTGATTGATGGAACTCCAGCATCGTGCGCAAACATCGGGTTACATCTATTGTCTAATGAACCGTTCGATATAGTACTGTCAGGTCCAAATGTTGGTAGAAATACATCTGCTGCTTATATTACCTCTTCTGGTACCGTGGGAGGTGCAATGGAATCTGTTATTACAGGAAATACGAAAGCTATTGCTATATCCTGGGCGTATTTCAATGGATTGAAAAACGTCTCCCCACTGTTAATGGAGAAGGCCTCTAAAAAATCTTTGGATGTTATAGAACATCTTATTGAGAACTGGGACCCGAAGACAGACTTATATAGTATTAATATTCCTTTAGTGGAGACTCTAAATGATGATACAAAAGTCTACTATGCACCAATTTGGGAAAATAGATGGATTCCGATATTCAACGGCCCTCATATTAACCTAGAGAACAACTTTGCTGAGATCGAAGACGGTAACgaatcatcatcaatttccttcaattGGGCTCCAAAATTTGGCGCCCATAAGGATTCTATTCACTATATGGACGAATACAAGGACAGGACCATTCTAACAGATGCCGAAGTCATCGAATCTGAGATGATCAGTGTCACGCCCCTGAAAGCCACATTTAAGGGTGTCAACCACCTACTTGGAGAGTTGAAATTGACtcagaaagaaaataattcatcaaagaCAAATAATCTTGTCGTGGTAAGCATAGATCCAAtggaatatatatacaaaccTCTAACCCGTgcactgaaaaaatatctacCACAAGTGGAAATTGTATCAAATTTGCCAGAATTTGACAATGGaagatatgaaaaaaaaatgaaggtTTTTCATTACGGTGATTATGAACAGCTAGATATGGACAAGCTAATGGAACTGCCAAATAATTACTTCACGAActcttatatatatagaaaggCATTGATAAGAAAACACTTTCTTTCGCACACTATACAGACTTATACTGCGAAGAACCCAGAGTCCATTTTGAGGAAGGCATATTTAGAATCGTTCACTATTGATTTAGATTATGCTGAATTTTTAGATGATGCATTAGATGAAAATTGGGAATTACGCCAAGAATTGGAGAATGAAAGTCAAGATAAATGGTGGATCGTGAAACCGAGTATGAGCGATAAAGGTCAAGGTATCAGGGTGTTTAAGACCATCAAAGATTTACAGGCGATTTTCGATTCTTTTGACGATGAAGACAGCGAGGCAGAAGAGAGTGGAAATGACGACGATGCTGATGATGTAAATGGCGAATTCATGGATAATAACAAAGTCAATATTTCCCAATTGCGCCACTTCATTATACAAGAATATTTAACCAATCCGTTACTGCTACCATCTATGGATAATAGGAAGTTCCATATAAGGTGTTACGTTGTCTGTAGGGGAGATTTGCaagtttttgtttatgATAGAATGCTAGCGCTCTTCGCTGCCAAGCCCTTTGTTCCTCTAGATCCACATGCGTATTCCGTAACAGATTTAAAAGATTTAGAGTGCCACTTAACCAACACATGTCTAcaaagcaaaaagaaggataaaGATTCTTCTGTTTTGGAGTTTGATTCCATAGAGGAAATTCCAGATGAGAGAAAGTCCAATATTAAGGAGCAAATCCATAGCATAACAAACGACGTTTTCTTAGCTGCTGTCAATGTAAATAGATTAAACTTTCAACCGTTACCAAACGCATTTGAAACATACGGGGTGGACTTTTTAATTGACTCGAACTATGAAGTTAAATTACTAGAGATCAATGCTTTCCCAGACTTCAAACAAACTGGgaaagatttgaagaacctcattgatgaattatttGATGATACTGTCAAATATTGTGTTACCCCCATTTTTAACGAGAATAAAAGCAAGGTAGATGATGAAACAGATCCGAACTTCGTGAAAGTCATTGATTACACTTCAAATGGTTGGTga
- a CDS encoding histidine phosphatase family protein (Repressible acid phosphatase~similar to YBR093C) yields the protein MFKSVVYSILAASLANAGTIPLGKLADVEKIGTQKDIFPYLGGAGPYYSFPGDYGISRDLPEGCEMKQVQMVGRHGERYPTVSLAKTIRSTWYKLSNYTRQFNGSLSFLNDDYEFFIRNDDDLEMETTFANSDDVLNPYTGEMNAKRHARDFLAQYGYMVENQTSFAVFTSNSKRCHDTAQYFIDGLGDQFNISLQTISEAESSGANTLSACNSCPAWDYDVNDDIVDEYDTTYLDDIAKRLNKENKGLNLTSTDASTLFSWCAFELNAKGYSDVCDIFTKDELVHYSYYQDLNTFYHEGPGYDIIKSVGSNLFNASVKLLKQSEIQDQKVWLSFTHDTDILNYLTTAGIIDDKNNLTAEYVPFMGNTFHRSWYVPQGARVYTEKFQCSNETYVRYAINDAVVPIETCSTGPGFSCEINDFYDYAEKRVAGTDFLKVCNVSSVSNSTELTFFWDWNTTHYNASLLRQ from the coding sequence ATGTTTAAGTCTGTTGTTTATTCAATTTTAGCCGCTTCCTTGGCTAATGCAGGTACCATTCCCTTAGGGAAATTAGCCGATGTGGAGAAGATTGGTACCCAAAAGGATATTTTCCCATATTTGGGTGGTGCCGGGCCATACTACTCCTTCCCCGGCGACTATGGTATTTCTCGTGACTTGCCTGAGGGTTGTGAAATGAAACAAGTGCAAATGGTTGGTAGACATGGTGAAAGATACCCTACTGTTAGTTTGGCTAAGACTATCAGAAGCACCTGGTATAAGTTGAGCAACTACACCCGTCAATTCAACGGCtcattgtcatttttgaacGATGATTACGAGTTTTTCATCCgtaatgatgatgatttggaaatggAAACCACGTTCGCCAACTCGGACGATGTTTTGAACCCATACACTGGTGAGATGAACGCCAAGAGACATGCTCGTGATTTCTTGGCTCAATACGGTTACATGGTCGAAAATCAAACCAGTTTCGCCGTTTTCACTTCGAATTCTAAGAGATGTCATGACACCGCCCAGTATTTCATTGACGGTTTAGGTGACCAATTCAACATCTCCTTGCAGACTATCAGTGAAGCTGAGTCCTCCGGTGCCAACACTTTAAGTGCTTGTAACTCATGTCCAGCCTGGGACTACGATGTCAACGATGACATCGTGGACGAATACGACACTACCTATTTGGATGACATTGCTAAAAGATtaaacaaggaaaacaaggGTTTGAACTTAACCTCAACGGACGCCAGCACTTTGTTCTCGTGGTGTGCATTTGAATTGAACGCTAAAGGTTACAGTGATGTCTGTGATATCTTCACCAAAGACGAATTAGTCCATTACTCCTACTACCAGGACTTGAACACCTTTTACCATGAGGGTCCAGGTTATGATATTATAAAATCCGTCGGTTCCAACTTGTTTAACGCCTCAGTCAAGTTGTTAAAGCAAAGTGAAATCCAAGACCAAAAGGTTTGGTTGAGTTTCACCCACGATACCGATATTTTGAACTACTTGACCACCGCTGGTATAATTGACGACAAGAACAACTTGACAGCCGAATATGTTCCATTTATGGGCAACACTTTCCACAGATCCTGGTACGTTCCTCAAGGTGCTCGTGTTTAcactgaaaaattccagTGCTCTAACGAAACCTATGTTAGATACGCCATCAACGATGCTGTCGTTCCAATTGAAACCTGTTCCACTGGTCCAGGGTTCTCTTGTGAAATCAACGATTTCTACGACTATGCTGAAAAGAGAGTAGCCGGTACTGATTTCCTAAAGGTCTGTAACGTTAGCAGCGTCAGTAACTCCACTGAGTTGACCTTTTTCTGGGACTGGAACACCACTCATTACAACGCCAGTCTATTAAGACAATAG
- the POL30 gene encoding proliferating cell nuclear antigen (Proliferating cell nuclear antigen (PCNA)~similar to YBR088C) — MLEAKFEEASLFKRIIDGFKDCVQLVNFQCKEDGIIAQAVDDSRVLLVSLEIGVEAFQEYRCDHPVTLGMDLTSLSKILRCGNNTDTLTLIADNTPDSIILLFEDTKKDRIAEYSLKLMDIDADFLKIEELQYDSTLSLPSSEFSKIVRDLSQLSDSINIMITKETIKFVADGDIGSGSVIIKPFVDMEHPETSIKLEMDQPVDLTFGAKYLLDIIKGSSLSDRVGIRLSSEAPALFQFDLKSGFLQFFLAPKFNDEE, encoded by the coding sequence atgttagaagccaaatttgaagaagcaTCCCTTTTCAAGAGAATCATTGATGGTTTTAAAGATTGTGTTCAATTGGTCAATTTCCAATGTAAAGAAGACGGTATCATCGCACAGGCTGTCGACGACTCAAGAGTTTTGTTGGTCTCTTTGGAAATAGGTGTCGAAGCCTTCCAAGAATATAGATGTGACCATCCTGTTACGCTAGGTATGGATTTAACCTCGCTAAGTAAGATCCTGCGCTGTGGTAACAACACCGATACATTAACTCTGATTGCTGACAACACACCGGATTCTATCATCCTATTATTTGAGGATACTAAGAAAGACCGTATAGCCGAATactctttgaaattgatgGATATCGATGCTGATTTTTTAAAGATTGAAGAATTACAATACGACTCTACCCTGTCCTTACCATCATCTGAGTTCTCTAAAATCGTTCGCGATTTGTCCCAATTGAGTGATTCTATTAATATCATGATCACTAAAGAAACGATAAAGTTTGTAGCTGACGGTGATATCGGATCAGGTTCGGTCATAATAAAACCATTCGTGGACATGGAGCATCCTGAAACAAGCATTAAACTTGAAATGGACCAACCTGTTGATTTGACGTTCGGTGCTAAATACTTATTGGATATCATTAAGGGCTCTTCCCTTTCTGATAGGGTAGGTATCAGACTTTCCAGTGAAGCTCCTGCTCTATTCCAATTCGATTTGAAGAGCGGTTTCCTACAATTTTTCTTAGCTCCTAAATTTAATGACGAGGAATAA
- the RFC5 gene encoding replication factor C subunit 5 (Subunit of heteropentameric Replication factor C (RF-C)~similar to YBR087W), with protein MSLWVDKYRPKSLNALSHNEGLTNFLKSLSDQPRDLPHLLLYGPNGTGKKTRCMALLESIFGSGVYRLKIDVRQFVTASNRKLELNVVSSPYHLEITPSDMGNNDRIVIQELLKEVAQMEQVDFQDSRDGLAHRYKCVIINEANSLTKDAQAALRRTMEKYSKNIRLIMICDSMSPIIAPIKSRCLLVRCPAPCNNEISTILSDVVTNERIQLETKDILQRIAHESNGNLRVSLLMLESMALNNELTLKSSSPIIKPDWIIVIQKLTRKIVKERSVNSLVECRAVLYDLLAHCIPANIILKELTFSLLDVETLSTMNKSSIIEYSSVFDERLSLGNKAIFHLEGFIAKVMCSLD; from the coding sequence ATGTCACTGTGGGTAGATAAATATAGGCCTAAGTCTTTGAACGCACTTTCACATAATGAAGGGTTGACAAATTTCCTGAAATCGTTATCTGATCAACCTCGTGATTTACCTCACCTTTTACTGTATGGACCAAATGGTACAGGTAAGAAAACACGTTGTATGGCATTATTAGAGTCCATATTCGGATCCGGAGTCTACAGGTTAAAAATTGATGTCAGACAGTTCGTCACTGCCTCGAACAGAAAACTAGAACTGAATGTGGTTAGTTCACCGTACCACTTAGAGATCACGCCAAGTGATATGGGTAACAATGATAGAATTGTCATTCAAGAACTATTGAAAGAAGTAGCTCAAATGGAACAAGTAGACTTTCAAGATTCTAGAGACGGATTGGCCCATAGATATAAATGTGTTATTATCAACGAGGCGAACTCGTTAACAAAGGATGCTCAAGCTGCCTTAAGACGTACTATGGAAAAGTATTCCAAGAACATTAGGTTGATAATGATCTGCGATTCCATGTCTCCTATAATCGCTCCCATCAAGTCACGTTGTCTGTTGGTCCGTTGTCCTGCACCATGTAATAACGAAATTTCAACGATTTTGTCTGATGTGGTAACGAATGAAAGGATACAGCTAGAAACAAAGGATATTCTACAAAGAATTGCCCATGAATCAAATGGCAATTTGCGGGTCTCGCTACTAATGCTTGAATCCATGGCATTAAACAACGAACTAACATTGAAAAGCAGTAGCCCCATAATAAAACCGGATTGGATTATAGTGATCCAAAAACTAACGAGGAAAATCGTTAAAGAGAGATCTGTTAATTCTTTAGTCGAATGTAGAGCTGTCCTATACGATTTATTAGCTCATTGCATACCTGctaatattattttgaagGAACTAACGTTCTCATTATTGGATGTGGAAACCCTGAGTACCATGAATAAATCGTCCATCATTGAATATTCCAGCGTTTTCGACGAAAGATTATCACTTGGAAACAAGGCAATATTTCATTTGGAAGGGTTCATAGCAAAAGTTATGTGCTCCTTAGATTAA
- the PHO3 gene encoding acid phosphatase PHO3 (Constitutively expressed acid phosphatase similar to Pho5p~similar to YBR092C), with protein sequence MFKSVVYSVLAAALVNAGTIPLGELADVAKIGTQEDIFPFLGGAGPYFSFPGDYGISRDLPQGCEMKQLQMLARHGERYPTYSKGATIMKTWYKLSNYTRQFNGSLSFLNDDYEFFIRDDDDLEMETTFANSDNVLNPYTGEMDAKRHAREFLAQYGYMFKNQTSFPIFAASSERVHDTAQYFIDGLGDQFNISLQTVSEAMSAGANTLSAGNACPGWDEDANDGILDEYDTTYLDNIAKRLNKENKGLNLTSTDANTLFAWCAYELNARGYSDVCDIFTKDELVRYSYGQDLVSFYQDGPGYDMIRSVGANLFNATLKLLKQSETQDLKVWLSFTHDTDILNYLTTIGIIDDKNNLTAEYVPFMGNTYHKSWYVPQGARVYTEKFQCSNDTYVRYVINDAVVPIETCSTGPGFSCEINDFYDYAEKRVAGTDFLKVCNVSSVSNVTELTFYWDWNTTHYNDTLLKQ encoded by the coding sequence ATGTTTAAGTCTGTTGTTTATTCGGTTTTAGCCGCTGCTCTGGTTAATGCAGGAACCATTCCTCTCGGAGAATTAGCCGATGTTGCCAAGATTGGCACTCAGGAGGATATATTCCCATTCTTGGGTGGTGCCGGTCCATACTTCTCTTTCCCTGGAGACTATGGTATTTCTCGTGATTTGCCTCAGGGTTGTGAAATGAAACAACTGCAAATGCTTGCCAGACATGGTGAAAGATACCCCACTTACAGTAAAGGGGCTACCATCATGAAAACATGGTATAAGTTGAGCAACTACACCCGTCAATTCAACGGCtcattgtcatttttgaacGACGATTACGAGTTTTTCATCcgtgatgatgatgatttggaaatggAAACCACATTTGCGAACTCGGACAATGTTTTGAATCCATACACTGGTGAAATGGATGCTAAGAGACATGCTCGTGAGTTCCTAGCACAATACGGGTACATGTTCAAAAATCAAACCAGCTTCCCCATTTTTGCCGCCAGTTCTGAAAGAGTTCATGATACTGCTCAATATTTCATTGACGGTTTGGGTGACCAATTCAACATCTCATTGCAGACTGTAAGTGAAGCTATGTCCGCAGGTGCCAACACCTTGAGTGCCGGTAATGCGTGCCCAGGGTGGGATGAAGACGCCAATGATGGCATTTTGGACGAATACGATACCACCTATTTGGATAATATTGCCAAGAGATtaaacaaggaaaacaaggGTTTGAACTTAACCTCAACGGATGCTAACACTTTATTTGCTTGGTGCGCATACGAATTGAACGCTAGAGGATACAGTGATGTCTGTGATATCTTCACTAAAGACGAATTGGTCCGTTACTCATACGGTCAGGATCTCGTTTCGTTCTACCAGGATGGACCAGGTTATGATATGATCAGATCCGTCGGTGCTAATTTATTTAATGCTACTTTAAAGTTGTTAAAGCAAAGTGAAACCCAAGACCTTAAGGTCTGGTTGAGTTTCACCCACGATACCGACATCTTAAACTATTTGACAACCATCGGAATAATTGACGACAAGAACAACTTGACTGCTGAATATGTTCCATTCATGGGCAACACTTACCATAAGTCCTGGTACGTTCCTCAAGGTGCTCGTGTTTAcactgaaaaattccagTGCTCTAACGACACCTATGTTAGATATGTCATCAACGATGCCGTCGTTCCAATTGAAACCTGTTCCACTGGTCCAGGGTTCTCTTGTGAAATCAACGATTTCTACGACTACGCTGAAAAGAGGGTAGCCGGTACTGATTTCCTAAAGGTCTGTAACGTTAGCAGCGTCAGTAATGTCACCGAATTGACCTTCTACTGGGACTGGAACACCACTCATTACAACGATACCTTATTAAAACAATAG